TGAAACAAAGAAAAGAATCCCTCCATGAGTTTGAGCAAGCTAATCGGAATGACTTAGTTGAAAAAACGAAGTTAGAAATCAATATATTAGAAGAGTACTTACCGTCACAGTTATCAGAAGATGAACTCGAACAAATCGTCCAAGAAACGGTCAAAGAAGTTGGAGCTTCCTCAAAGGCTGATATAGGAAAAGTGATGGGTGCTGTTATGCCGAAAGTAAAAGGAAAAGCTGATGGCACGAAAGTAAATCAACTTGTTCAAAAATCGTTATCATAAACAACATGAAATGATGCGAATAACGCCTTGTGTATCCACAAGGCGTTTTTATATTTTTACTTCTTTTGAGTCATCATAATATCAAATTCCCCTAAGTTTTTATATAATTGATATATATTGAAACCTTTATAGTGTTATTTCGTAATTACTACTAACGTTTAATACATAAAAGAAAGGAGGAATCATACAAGTGAAAATGTTTAGAATAGTGCTCTTTTCTTCGATGTTGATGTTAGCATTCATCCTTTCGATTGTCCCTCAACAAGCCGAAAGCACTGGGGATGGTAAGCTGGTTTACTATATACCAGTTGAACAAGCTGTAGAGAGAGGTTTACTTGCATTTTTAAATCGATCGATTACCGCTGCTGAAGAAGAAGGAGCAGATCATATCGTATTCGAAGTGAATACACCTGGAGGTCTCGTCGATGCAGCGAGTGAAATCGCTTCATTAATTCGCAATACTGAGACACCAACGACAGCTTATGTAATTAACGATGCAATGTCTGCAGGAGCATATATTTCTTTGAACGCTGATCAAATTGTAATGACACCAGGGTCTGAGATGGGAGCTGCACAAGTAATTGAAGGTGGCTCAGGTACTGCTGCAGATGACAAAGCACATTCAGCGTGGTTGGCTGCAATGAGAAGTGCTGCAGAATTAAATGACCGTGATCCACAATATGCATTAGCAATGGCAGACTCAGAGATAGACATTCCAGAGTATGGTGCGCCTAGTGGAAGGTTATTAACATTAACTTCTAGTGAAGCATATGAGGTAGGTTATGCGGAAGCGATTGCTCAAAACCGCCAAGAACTTCTTGAATACTTAAACCTCGAAAATGCCGAGGAAAGAGAAGCAGAAGTAAGTTTTGCTGAACAAATTGCCCGCTTTGTCACACATCCAATTGTTATCCCTATTTTGCTTTCGATTGGAAGTATGGGGCTTGTGCTGGAGTTGTATTCACCCGGATTTGGAATCCCTGGAATTATGGGAGCTTCTGCATTATTTTTATATTTCTTTGGACATATGGTAGCTGGATTTGCAGGCTGGGAAACATTTATCCTGTTTTCTGTCGGTGTTATTTTGTTACTCATTGAAATATTTGTACCCGGTTTCGGTATATTTGGTATTATTGGAATCGGGGCTATTATAGGGAGTATGGTTTTAGCGTCATATTCAACAATGAATATTCTCCTTTCCATTTTAATTGCAGCAGTTTTAACAACCATCGTTTCTATACTATTCTTTAAATACGTTGGATACAGGGGGCCGTTAAAGCGGGTTATCCTAAATGATGCGACAAAAAATGAAGAAGGTTACGTATCGAATGAAACGAGAACAGATATTGTCGGTAACGTTGGGGAGGCTCTTACGACGTTACGACCATCTGGAACTGCTCTGATTGGTGAGGAACGACTTGACGTCGTATCCGAAGGAGGATATATTGAACAAGGAAGAAATGTAAAGGTCATTTCCACAGCAGGCTCGCGCATTGTTGTTCGCGAAGTTAGTGGAGATACCGAAAACAAAGAAAATGAATGATAAAAAGGAGGAAGTATTATGCCAGCAGAAATTGGTCTAATTATTACGCTAGGACTTATTATTGTCGCATTGGCAGTATTATTTACTTTTGTTCCAGTTGCACTATGGATTTCCGCATGGGCGGCAGGAGTAAGAGTAGGGATTTTCCAATTAGTAGGGATGAGGTTACGTCGAGTTATTCCTCACCGTGTTGTTAACCCGTTAATTAAAGCAGTAAAAGCAGGTTTAGACATTAGTACAAACAAGCTTGAAGGACACTACTTAGCTGGTGGTAATGTTGATCGCGTGGTAAACGCATTAATTGCTGCTCAAAGAGCGAATATCGATTTAAGCTTTGAACGTTGCGCAGCGATCGACTTAGCTGGACGTGACGTACTAGAAGCGGTTCAAATGAGTGTAAATCCGAAAGTTATTGAAACACCTTTTATTGCCGGTGTTGCAATGGACGGGATCGAAGTAAAAGCGAAAGCACGTATTACTGTACGAGCGAACATCGATCGACTTGTCGGTGGTGCAGGTGAAGATACAGTAATTGCTCGTGTTGGTGAAGGGATCGTTTCAACAATCGGTTCTGCAACAAACCATAAAGAAGTATTAGAAAATCCGGATATGATCTCTCAAACGGTATTAAAGAAAGGTTTAGACTCTGGTACTGCATTTGAAATCTTATCAATCGATATCGCCGATATTGATATCGGTAAGAACATCGGTGCAGGATTACAGACGGACCAAGCGGAAGCAGATAAAGTCATCGCACAAGCAAAAGCAGAAGAGCGTCGTGCAATGGCCGTTGCGAAAGAACAAGAAATGAGCGCGCGAGTTGAAGAAATGCGTGCGAAAGTTGTTGAGGCAGAGGCTGAAGTACCACTTGCGATGTCTGAAGCATTACGTTCAGGAAACATGGGTGTTATGGACTACATGAACTTAAAAAACGTAATGGCTGACACTGATATGCGTGACTCAATTGGAAAAGCAACAAATGATGATACTGACAATAATGAGGGAACAGATACAAAATATTAGGAAAAGAATCGATTGATTGCTTTTCTTACCTCAAGAAAGGAGTCAGTAGCTAATGCAAGGATTATTAGACAATCCGCTAATTCTTTTCTTTATCATTGCTGCGATTTTGAGCTTCTTTCAAGGTTTGGGTGGAGATAAAAAGCAAGAGGATAAGCGCCCTAACCGCCCTCAAAACCGCCCACAACAATCTGGGCATCAACAAAAAGAGGAAGAAGTTGACTGGCGTGAAATATTTAAGCAAGAGCAGCCTTCAGTAGAAGAAAGGCATGAAAAAACTCGTCAACCAACTGTTGAAAGAGAAAGTGTATCAAAACATGAACCAGCAAAAGAATTAGAAAAAGCAAACAATGATTTATCTGACCGTTATGAAGCGTTGAAAAAGCGAAAAGAAGAAGCTTTAAAACAAGTGAAAAAAGTTGATAAATCACCTATTACTGAAGGGGATATTACGAAAAAAACTTCTAAGGTTGAGCTCGACTTTTCTAAAGTATCTCGAGATGAAGCTATAAAAGGAATCGTCTGGTCAGAGATTTTAGGAAAACCTCGCTCACGAAGACCGAGGGAAACCTTTACTAACCGAAAATAACGTCAAAAGAACAAAGACTGACTCAAAGGGTTCACTATATTTGTGCACCTTTTGAAAATCAGTCTTTTTTTTATGGTCTAGAAAGTTATAAAATATATGCTTGTGGATAAATACCTAGCAAGTTGTTACGTCTAGCCCAGCGACGAACGACGCTTCGCTGAATATGCTCCTGCGATTACTCGTCGCAGATAAACATTGCTCTGACTGTGCCGACGCATAAGCATCTTCGAATAAGATTGTAGAGAAAGGCACAACGAGCGTTACTTCTCAGAGGTACTTCGAGTTGTCTCGACGGACAGGACGTCCTAATGCCGCGCGTGCCACAGGACGTGGCGTATTGCGCGGTGGACGGACAGGACGTCCTAATGCCGCGCATGCCACAGGACGTGGCGTATTGCGTGGTGGACGGATACAGCTACAAAGTAATGCTGGTAGAGGAAGAGACAAGGCGCTTGCGCTTTTGTTCTAAGTTCAGAAAATATATAACGAAGAAGAATCACGACTTAGCTCGTTACATCTATACTTTGTCTTCTTGAGTATCCAGTCTTTTTTATGATCCAAATGAAAAAGAATAAAAATATAAAATAATCAGTAATTTATGGAAATAATCCCGATAAATATGATTGGATTAATATGGATGGTGGAAACCTAAGGAAAGGTATCAAATAAGGTAGGTCTAGATTTAAATATAAACATGTTGTTATGTTAAACGAAGATAGGGCTAAGGAGGAGAAGAGAAATATGAGTAATGTTATAAAAAGACCAAAAATAGCGAAAGATTTAACGGAGTTAATCGGAAGAACACCTTTACTACGGCTAAACAATGTTAGTGATGCGACAGGTGTTGAAGTAGTAGGGAAATTAGAGTATTTTAACCCACATGGCAGTGTCAAAGATCGTATTGGTAATGCGATGATCTCAGTAGCTGAGAAAGATGGGATCATTACAAAAGATACCACTATTATTGAACCGACAAGTGGTAATACGGGTATTGCTTTGGCGTTTGTTTGTGCTGCCAAAGGTTATCGCTTAATTCTTGTTATGCCAGATACGATGAGTGTAGAACGAAGAAAGTTATTAAAGGCGTTAGGTGCAGAATTAGTTTTAACTGAAGGTGCGAAAGGAATGAAAGGTGCTATTTCAAAAGCGAATGAACTAGTTGAAGAAACCCCAAATGCTTTTATGCCTCAACAGTTTGAGAATGAAGCAAATCCTGAAGTTCATCGCAATACAACTGCTGAAGAGATTTGGGAAGATACAAATGGAAATGTTGATATCTTAATTAGTGGAATAGGTACAGGTGGAACAATTACAGGGGTAACCGAAGTACTTAAAAGGAGAAATCCTTCGTTTAAAGCTATAGCGGTAGAACCAACTGATTCTGCAGTTTTAAGTGGTGGCAGTCCAGGACCACATAAGCTTCAAGGAATAGGACCAGGGTTTGTTCCTGAGATTTTAAATACAGACCTCTATGAAGAAGTGGTAAAGGTAACAAGAGATGATGCGTTCGAAGCTAGCCGTAAAATTGGTAAAGAAGAGGGCCTTCTCGTAGGGATTTCCTCAGGTGCAGCTTTACATGCTGCGAAAGTGGTAGCTGAACGTCCTGAAAATAAACAAAAGACAATTGTTGTAGTTCTTCCAGATACTGGTGAGAGATATCGTTCAACACCGTTATTTGATGAAGAATAAAGCCGGAATAAGAATTTATATATTTTTTATGAAATATCGGTCTCTTTAAGAGGTCGATGTTTTTTTTGTGATAGGACCTGAAATCGTTACATACATATGAGTTGAAGGGGGGTTCGTCATGAAGAATTTACAGAAGATGATCAGACAATGGATGACGAAAAACATGGATCTTCCTGCTGATGTCATGATGGATATGCCGAGAGTGACGATGATTGGTCACTTTCATATATATATTGAAAATCACCGCGGCCTCATACGTTTTACAAATGAAGAATTAAGGCTGCGGTTGACAGAGGGCGAGCTCCTTATTATAGGACATTCGTTTGTTATTAAGAATATTTTGCCAGAAGAAATTTTATTAGAAGGTGTGGTCGATGATGTCAAGTTTATTCATACCAATAATTAAAGCAGGTGATGAGAATGAAGAATAACTGGGTACATAAGGTTACTGGCAGTGTTCGAGTGAAGGTGAAAGGACCATACCCAGAATTGTTTATCAATCGTTGTATTCACGAAAATATACGTGTTTGGGACATCAAATACCCAGGAAGTGATGTCCTTGTTTGTTCCATTTTATTGGACGAGGTGCCAAAACTTCGTGGGCTTGCCAAACGATCAAACTGTAAGATCTCGTTTTTAGAGAGAAAAGGATTGCCGTTTCTATATAAGCGGATGAAAAGACGAAGTGGATTAGTAATTGGTGCATTTCTTTTCTTTGCTTTACTCTTTTTTCTTTCAAATATGGTTTGGGATATTGAAATTGAAGGAGCTTCACCTGATGTGGAGCATCAACTGCGACAGACTGTAAATGAATTAGGCGTTAAGAAAGGAGCCTTTCAATTCCGCTTACCTAAACCAGAGAATATTCAATCATTTGTTACTGATGAAATTAAAGATGCAACATGGATCGGTGTGACAGTGAAAGGAACAACCTATCATTTTCAAGTAGTTGAAAAGGAATTAGCAGAACCGAAAGCCGCAGAATCTCCCGGACACCTCGTTGCAAAGCGGAAAGCGGTTATATACGATATGTTTGTTGAGGATGGAATGCCTGTTGTTGAACCGAATCAAGTCGTGGAAAAAGGTCAACTTCTTGTTTCAGGACTAGTTGGAAAAGAAGGTGAAGAACAGCGAATATCTGCAGAGGGTGAAGTGTATGGTGAATTTTGGTATAAGGCGAAAGTACGATTACCTGTAGAACGAGAAATCGATACAGTAACGGGTGAACGTTATAAAATGCATAAAGTTTATTTTGGGTCATTTCCTTTACCTTTTTGGGGATGGAATGCACCTGAGTATGATGAAGTGAAAGTGGAAGAATATAAAACAAATTGGAGTATATTTGGTTTTGATATTCCGATAAACTATGGATATAAAGAGTATTTAGAAACTGAACGCGCATTAGTCACAGGTAGTGAAGAGGAATTGACAGAGGTAGCAGTTGAAAAAGGGAAAGAAAAACTGCTGGATCGTTTTACAGACAACGCAGAAATAATGGGTGAAAAAGTTTTGCACCATGAGGTAGAGGGTGGTAAAGTTATAGTAACTATCCATTACCGCATTGTTGATGAAATTGCGGAAAAACAACCGATAATTCAAGGAGACTGAGACGATTGACAGACATGAAACAGACGATTCAATTAGGTGTTGAAAATGCAAATGAAGTACAAGCGTTATTTGGCCCTAATGACAGGCATTTAAAAAGGCTAGAAGAAGCTTTAAATATAACGATATTAACGCGTGGCGAAGAAGTTACAGCCACTGGACCTAAAGAAAGTATTGGAAAGATAGAAAAAGTATTACAAATGCTACTCCACTTAATTCGTAAAGGAATCTCTGTACAGGAGCGGGATGTTGTATATGCTGCACAATTAGCAAATCGAGACATGCTAGAAGAAATCTTAGATCTATACGATGAAAAAATTACGACAGGAGCAAAAGGAAAGCCCATTTTAGCGAAAACATTAGGCCAAAGGCATTACGTATCTGCCTTAAAGAAACATGATATTGTTTTCGGGATTGGTCCTGCAGGAACAGGGAAAACATATTTAGCAGTGGTAATGGCCGTTCACGCTTTAAAAGAAGGGCATGTAAAACGCATTGTATTAACAAGACCTGCAGTAGAAGCTGGAGAAAGCTTAGGGTTTTTACCTGGAGATTTAAAAGAGAAAGTAGATCCTTATTTACGCCCTTTATATGACGCTTTACACGATGTTTTAGGTGCTGAACATACAACGAGGTTAATGGAAAGAGGAACGATAGAAATCGCACCATTAGCATATATGCGAGGCCGTACTCTCGATGATTCCTATGTCATCTTAGATGAAGCACA
The Bacillus shivajii DNA segment above includes these coding regions:
- a CDS encoding NfeD family protein, translating into MFRIVLFSSMLMLAFILSIVPQQAESTGDGKLVYYIPVEQAVERGLLAFLNRSITAAEEEGADHIVFEVNTPGGLVDAASEIASLIRNTETPTTAYVINDAMSAGAYISLNADQIVMTPGSEMGAAQVIEGGSGTAADDKAHSAWLAAMRSAAELNDRDPQYALAMADSEIDIPEYGAPSGRLLTLTSSEAYEVGYAEAIAQNRQELLEYLNLENAEEREAEVSFAEQIARFVTHPIVIPILLSIGSMGLVLELYSPGFGIPGIMGASALFLYFFGHMVAGFAGWETFILFSVGVILLLIEIFVPGFGIFGIIGIGAIIGSMVLASYSTMNILLSILIAAVLTTIVSILFFKYVGYRGPLKRVILNDATKNEEGYVSNETRTDIVGNVGEALTTLRPSGTALIGEERLDVVSEGGYIEQGRNVKVISTAGSRIVVREVSGDTENKENE
- the yqfC gene encoding sporulation protein YqfC, producing MKNLQKMIRQWMTKNMDLPADVMMDMPRVTMIGHFHIYIENHRGLIRFTNEELRLRLTEGELLIIGHSFVIKNILPEEILLEGVVDDVKFIHTNN
- the floA gene encoding flotillin-like protein FloA (flotillin-like protein involved in membrane lipid rafts); the protein is MPAEIGLIITLGLIIVALAVLFTFVPVALWISAWAAGVRVGIFQLVGMRLRRVIPHRVVNPLIKAVKAGLDISTNKLEGHYLAGGNVDRVVNALIAAQRANIDLSFERCAAIDLAGRDVLEAVQMSVNPKVIETPFIAGVAMDGIEVKAKARITVRANIDRLVGGAGEDTVIARVGEGIVSTIGSATNHKEVLENPDMISQTVLKKGLDSGTAFEILSIDIADIDIGKNIGAGLQTDQAEADKVIAQAKAEERRAMAVAKEQEMSARVEEMRAKVVEAEAEVPLAMSEALRSGNMGVMDYMNLKNVMADTDMRDSIGKATNDDTDNNEGTDTKY
- a CDS encoding PhoH family protein, which gives rise to MTDMKQTIQLGVENANEVQALFGPNDRHLKRLEEALNITILTRGEEVTATGPKESIGKIEKVLQMLLHLIRKGISVQERDVVYAAQLANRDMLEEILDLYDEKITTGAKGKPILAKTLGQRHYVSALKKHDIVFGIGPAGTGKTYLAVVMAVHALKEGHVKRIVLTRPAVEAGESLGFLPGDLKEKVDPYLRPLYDALHDVLGAEHTTRLMERGTIEIAPLAYMRGRTLDDSYVILDEAQNTTSEQIKMFLTRLGFGSKMVVTGDLTQVDLPKGKVSGLKVAINILQNVEGLSFIYLESSDVVRHTLVQRVINAYENENEDSDK
- the cysK gene encoding cysteine synthase A, whose product is MSNVIKRPKIAKDLTELIGRTPLLRLNNVSDATGVEVVGKLEYFNPHGSVKDRIGNAMISVAEKDGIITKDTTIIEPTSGNTGIALAFVCAAKGYRLILVMPDTMSVERRKLLKALGAELVLTEGAKGMKGAISKANELVEETPNAFMPQQFENEANPEVHRNTTAEEIWEDTNGNVDILISGIGTGGTITGVTEVLKRRNPSFKAIAVEPTDSAVLSGGSPGPHKLQGIGPGFVPEILNTDLYEEVVKVTRDDAFEASRKIGKEEGLLVGISSGAALHAAKVVAERPENKQKTIVVVLPDTGERYRSTPLFDEE
- a CDS encoding GatB/YqeY domain-containing protein; the encoded protein is MNLLDQINQEMKVAMKNKDKQRLSVIRSVKSSIQNESIKLTRELTEDEALTVLNREMKQRKESLHEFEQANRNDLVEKTKLEINILEEYLPSQLSEDELEQIVQETVKEVGASSKADIGKVMGAVMPKVKGKADGTKVNQLVQKSLS
- the yqfD gene encoding sporulation protein YqfD, with protein sequence MKNNWVHKVTGSVRVKVKGPYPELFINRCIHENIRVWDIKYPGSDVLVCSILLDEVPKLRGLAKRSNCKISFLERKGLPFLYKRMKRRSGLVIGAFLFFALLFFLSNMVWDIEIEGASPDVEHQLRQTVNELGVKKGAFQFRLPKPENIQSFVTDEIKDATWIGVTVKGTTYHFQVVEKELAEPKAAESPGHLVAKRKAVIYDMFVEDGMPVVEPNQVVEKGQLLVSGLVGKEGEEQRISAEGEVYGEFWYKAKVRLPVEREIDTVTGERYKMHKVYFGSFPLPFWGWNAPEYDEVKVEEYKTNWSIFGFDIPINYGYKEYLETERALVTGSEEELTEVAVEKGKEKLLDRFTDNAEIMGEKVLHHEVEGGKVIVTIHYRIVDEIAEKQPIIQGD